A section of the Cuniculiplasma divulgatum genome encodes:
- a CDS encoding cytochrome bc complex cytochrome b subunit produces the protein MFDEKPKLFKLPQKGEVLGEDPMHINDLPLKKVPDYMRKRGGIWYWTGALITMAFVYQVITGLLLLLYYVPSDAYNSTEAIITTVPYGSLILTTHLYGAYAMIFLIYVHLFRNYFFGSYKKPRQLQWVLGVLLLALTIGVGFFGYSMTGDVLSSDATDVGRGIAKATPFLGNYLESIFFGNGTSTSLFSHMLAWHIILVALIGIVFGAHFWLAEANGIMPSHRETNHKAPAVDKNEEKHKEWYPYNFSFMTQLAMFAFGFIILIPSILSLLAPVSPGPASTFPALFSPFPQVSPSSPNAAYVPAYPPWFLLFVYKAVDFDIFAAAGNLSALAATAVIGVIPLLYFLLLPFIDTTDDLHPLSRPLVTSFGILGIIYMAILSAWGALSPGVQIPNYEVFAVLLPPFVVVVGGMTFLSRQYKKGKFKITGTKILTSFLLFLFVMMFGAYVFGQNFTATLAHTSLLNLVATFFTGGVMVFGAVGTAKSARLSNKYDSTKQKQERSAYRMNKNTAVVLSALLAIAAIVITYLIFSLNPIGAINNGEFGIGLAFILIIAGTIMRIYRAAFYYE, from the coding sequence TTGTTTGATGAGAAACCTAAGCTATTCAAATTGCCGCAGAAAGGCGAAGTGCTTGGCGAAGACCCGATGCACATCAATGACCTGCCGCTGAAGAAAGTGCCGGATTACATGAGAAAGAGAGGAGGAATATGGTACTGGACAGGTGCATTGATAACCATGGCCTTTGTGTATCAGGTGATTACGGGCCTGCTGCTTCTCTTGTATTATGTACCAAGTGATGCTTACAACAGCACTGAAGCCATTATTACAACTGTGCCTTATGGTTCATTGATTCTGACAACTCACCTGTATGGGGCTTACGCAATGATATTCCTCATATATGTTCACCTTTTCAGGAATTACTTTTTCGGTTCCTATAAGAAGCCAAGACAATTGCAGTGGGTTCTTGGCGTTCTGCTACTTGCCCTAACTATAGGTGTCGGATTCTTCGGCTATTCAATGACAGGTGATGTTCTTTCATCTGATGCCACAGATGTCGGGAGAGGAATTGCAAAAGCAACACCTTTTCTAGGTAATTACCTGGAGTCAATATTCTTTGGGAATGGCACAAGTACAAGCCTCTTCAGTCACATGCTTGCCTGGCATATCATACTGGTGGCATTGATAGGCATAGTCTTCGGTGCTCACTTCTGGCTCGCAGAGGCAAATGGAATAATGCCTTCGCACAGAGAGACAAATCACAAGGCACCCGCAGTTGACAAGAATGAAGAAAAACACAAGGAATGGTACCCATACAACTTTTCATTCATGACGCAACTTGCCATGTTTGCTTTCGGTTTTATCATACTCATACCATCAATACTTTCGCTTCTGGCTCCAGTAAGCCCAGGACCAGCTTCTACTTTCCCCGCCTTGTTTTCGCCTTTTCCACAGGTATCTCCAAGTTCTCCGAATGCAGCATACGTACCAGCGTATCCACCATGGTTCCTTTTGTTTGTTTACAAAGCAGTAGATTTTGACATATTTGCTGCAGCAGGTAATCTATCAGCGCTGGCCGCAACCGCAGTCATAGGAGTGATACCCCTTCTATATTTCCTTCTCCTGCCTTTCATTGATACTACGGATGATCTGCATCCACTTTCGAGGCCTCTGGTAACATCATTTGGCATACTTGGCATAATATACATGGCAATCCTGTCAGCTTGGGGTGCACTGTCCCCGGGTGTGCAAATACCCAATTACGAGGTATTTGCCGTCCTCTTGCCTCCATTTGTTGTGGTTGTCGGGGGGATGACCTTTCTATCGCGGCAATATAAAAAGGGTAAATTCAAGATCACTGGAACAAAAATACTCACATCTTTCCTGTTGTTCCTTTTCGTAATGATGTTTGGGGCATATGTATTTGGACAGAATTTCACTGCAACACTTGCACATACAAGCCTTCTTAACCTAGTTGCGACTTTCTTCACGGGAGGAGTAATGGTGTTTGGAGCTGTTGGGACAGCAAAATCTGCCAGATTATCCAATAAATATGATTCTACAAAGCAGAAGCAGGAGAGAAGTGCCTACAGAATGAATAAGAATACGGCCGTAGTTCTTTCAGCACTACTAGCGATTGCAGCCATAGTGATCACGTATCTAATATTCAGCCTGAATCCAATTGGTGCAATAAACAACGGTGAATTTGGCATCGGACTGGCATTCATCCTGATAATAGCCGGCACAATAATGAGAATTTACAGGGCAGCGTTCTATTATGAGTAA
- a CDS encoding uracil-DNA glycosylase has protein sequence MPMGQEQGTESLCSDLGDRIISCDKCPRLVLYRQNVPISVKRYPGQEFWRKPVPGYGDMAGRLLIVGLAPAASGGNRTGRVFTGDKSAQFLVSALFKSGFCNQSTSESRDDGLRYIDAYVTAAVKCVPPDNKPTPSELENCLPYLKEEITCMPNLKAILVLGRFAFESIARVFHSEGLSVSSSSFRNEGSLDVGNIRIFMAFHPSPRNVNTGKLSEDSFLRTLLGIREYLKKTS, from the coding sequence ATGCCAATGGGCCAAGAGCAGGGCACTGAATCTTTATGCAGTGACTTGGGAGACAGGATAATCTCTTGCGATAAATGCCCAAGGCTGGTGCTATACAGGCAAAATGTGCCAATTTCAGTTAAGCGTTATCCTGGACAGGAATTCTGGCGGAAACCTGTTCCAGGATATGGAGACATGGCAGGACGCCTGCTGATTGTAGGGCTGGCTCCAGCAGCCTCTGGCGGTAACAGGACGGGCCGGGTGTTCACAGGGGACAAGAGTGCACAGTTTCTCGTATCTGCGCTGTTCAAATCGGGTTTTTGCAATCAGTCTACCTCCGAGTCAAGAGATGACGGCTTGAGATACATCGATGCATATGTTACAGCAGCTGTAAAATGTGTGCCACCGGACAACAAACCAACACCGTCGGAATTGGAAAACTGCTTACCATACCTCAAGGAGGAAATCACTTGCATGCCTAATCTAAAGGCGATTCTTGTCCTTGGCAGATTCGCGTTTGAAAGCATTGCAAGAGTATTTCATTCAGAGGGTTTAAGTGTGTCTAGTTCCTCCTTCCGAAACGAGGGCTCACTGGATGTCGGGAACATAAGGATATTCATGGCATTTCACCCTTCGCCCAGGAATGTTAATACTGGGAAGCTTTCCGAAGATTCATTCCTGCGGACTCTCCTAGGAATAAGAGAATATCTGAAGAAAACATCATGA
- a CDS encoding Rieske 2Fe-2S domain-containing protein, whose protein sequence is MDEERVDNGKRNFLKAMIVVSAGAAVAGVVKGLVSNIIPPTTGLTAFPTLTLVDSDTGLPIHTSDIKVNSTKAYVYYYPLQNDPNFLIRLGDQHNNDVRVVSKPVKVPATGRVFTSAAGVGPYGSVISSSAICQHLGCIPPIIHYYTPGTPIPGHPTLITAQQNAQNGMLTGYVHCNCHGSTYDPYNGFAVVTGPTVHPLPNTILEYESVSDTYKVKSMVGPTIYGKPNDLSGGTAFPSGTTTTPVNKISVVS, encoded by the coding sequence ATGGACGAGGAAAGAGTAGATAATGGTAAGCGGAACTTCCTCAAGGCAATGATTGTCGTATCTGCAGGGGCTGCAGTCGCTGGTGTCGTGAAGGGGCTTGTTTCAAACATAATTCCACCAACAACCGGTCTTACCGCATTTCCTACCCTAACGCTAGTTGATTCCGATACCGGGTTGCCCATTCATACCTCAGATATAAAGGTCAACAGCACAAAAGCATACGTATATTATTACCCACTTCAAAATGACCCAAATTTTCTCATAAGACTTGGCGATCAGCACAACAACGATGTTAGAGTTGTTTCAAAGCCCGTCAAGGTACCTGCAACTGGCCGTGTTTTTACGTCAGCTGCGGGAGTTGGACCATATGGATCTGTGATCAGCTCCAGCGCCATATGCCAGCATCTGGGCTGCATTCCACCAATTATACATTACTATACCCCTGGAACTCCAATCCCCGGTCATCCTACACTGATTACTGCTCAGCAAAATGCACAGAATGGTATGCTAACGGGATATGTTCACTGCAACTGCCATGGGAGCACATACGACCCATATAATGGGTTTGCAGTTGTAACAGGTCCTACCGTGCATCCTCTTCCCAACACTATTCTGGAGTATGAATCAGTCTCTGATACTTACAAGGTAAAAAGTATGGTTGGACCCACTATCTATGGAAAGCCTAATGATCTGTCTGGTGGAACTGCGTTCCCAAGTGGAACTACCACAACGCCCGTAAATAAGATATCTGTTGTATCATAG
- a CDS encoding sulfite exporter TauE/SafE family protein yields the protein MSSLLFIAAKFLSIVVGGVFAGVLGSLTGLGGATVLVPLLTLFYGVPIIYATGASLISTIATSAGSASAYTKQKITNIKVGVGLEIATTTGAIVGSLTAVEVYDHKLQWIIYVIFGLVLLMSLIPTVQRGKYEVPQDRKADWSSKLFQLAGSYHDARLKKQVNYVGVRWWLAELIMFFAGVISGLLGIGSGALKVLGMDWAMNLPMKVTTTTSNFMIGITAATGSSIYWYEGYIQLFLAAAAAIGVLLGSFIGAKILVRITNKDIRWIFFGILSFLGVEMLLKGLITDRILIISSALEVAISLIAAVAMIGGLYVKNQRGEKIAS from the coding sequence ATGTCATCGCTTCTGTTCATTGCCGCCAAATTCCTGTCAATTGTTGTTGGCGGCGTATTTGCAGGTGTACTCGGCTCCCTGACCGGTCTCGGCGGGGCAACCGTTCTTGTGCCTCTTCTCACGCTTTTCTACGGAGTGCCAATTATTTACGCAACCGGTGCAAGTTTAATCTCAACCATCGCCACATCGGCAGGATCAGCAAGCGCATACACAAAGCAGAAAATCACCAACATTAAGGTTGGAGTGGGCCTTGAAATCGCTACTACGACAGGTGCAATTGTTGGTTCTCTCACTGCCGTGGAAGTATATGATCACAAATTGCAGTGGATTATATATGTCATTTTCGGACTCGTCTTGTTGATGTCACTGATACCAACAGTGCAGAGGGGAAAGTATGAGGTTCCACAGGACAGAAAAGCGGACTGGTCATCAAAACTATTCCAGCTGGCCGGTTCCTATCATGATGCCAGGTTGAAGAAGCAGGTGAATTACGTTGGAGTCAGATGGTGGCTGGCAGAACTGATCATGTTTTTCGCAGGGGTGATTTCAGGGCTTCTGGGAATTGGTTCAGGGGCACTGAAGGTTCTTGGAATGGACTGGGCAATGAATCTGCCAATGAAAGTTACAACAACAACCAGCAATTTTATGATAGGAATAACCGCCGCAACCGGGAGTTCCATTTACTGGTACGAGGGATACATACAACTTTTCCTGGCCGCTGCAGCCGCCATAGGCGTTCTGCTTGGTTCCTTCATAGGAGCAAAGATCCTTGTGAGAATAACGAATAAGGACATAAGGTGGATATTCTTTGGAATTCTCTCATTTCTGGGTGTTGAGATGCTCTTGAAGGGGCTGATCACTGACAGGATTCTCATAATAAGTTCTGCTCTTGAGGTCGCCATATCACTGATTGCCGCAGTGGCCATGATCGGTGGTCTTTATGTGAAAAACCAGAGGGGTGAGAAGATTGCCTCGTGA
- the pdxS gene encoding pyridoxal 5'-phosphate synthase lyase subunit PdxS, translating into MPIEISKLRFGDELIKRGFAKMTKGGVIMDVTTAEQAKIAEEAGAVAVMALERVPADIRAAGGVARMADPEKVKEILHAVSIPVMAKVRIGHLSEGYILEALGVDMLDESEVLTPADPFFHLNKREYKVPVVCGARMLPEAVRRIFEGAAMIRTKGEAGTGNIIEAVRHIRMVSDGIRSLRELGQDDLVKAAHHISLSYVKLRGNVSEDLFGNEDYLGGFDAYYGMSLERIEAEILKILKEIRTMKRLPVVNFAAGGVATPADGALMMKLGSDGVFVGSGIFKSKDPEKMARAVVEAVENYEDYKLIGDVSSGLSSMSGLDIEKMPEENKIQGRGW; encoded by the coding sequence ATGCCGATTGAAATATCAAAATTAAGATTTGGCGATGAGCTTATCAAGCGTGGCTTTGCCAAAATGACTAAGGGTGGCGTCATTATGGACGTTACAACCGCTGAACAGGCTAAGATCGCTGAAGAAGCTGGTGCCGTTGCGGTAATGGCTCTGGAGCGTGTTCCGGCTGATATCCGCGCTGCTGGCGGAGTGGCCAGAATGGCTGATCCGGAGAAAGTAAAGGAGATACTTCACGCAGTCTCCATCCCTGTAATGGCTAAGGTCAGGATTGGGCACCTATCGGAGGGGTATATCCTGGAGGCACTGGGTGTTGATATGCTGGATGAGAGTGAGGTTTTAACTCCAGCTGATCCGTTTTTCCATCTCAATAAGAGAGAATACAAGGTGCCCGTAGTGTGCGGCGCAAGGATGCTACCTGAAGCTGTAAGGAGGATATTTGAGGGCGCAGCCATGATAAGAACCAAGGGAGAAGCCGGTACAGGTAACATTATTGAAGCAGTGAGGCACATCAGGATGGTATCCGATGGCATAAGGTCACTCAGGGAGTTGGGCCAGGATGACCTTGTTAAGGCTGCCCACCACATCTCTCTATCATATGTAAAATTGAGAGGCAACGTCTCAGAAGATCTCTTTGGAAACGAAGATTATCTTGGTGGATTCGACGCATACTATGGCATGTCCCTCGAAAGGATAGAGGCAGAAATTCTAAAAATCCTGAAGGAGATACGGACCATGAAACGACTTCCTGTGGTTAACTTTGCTGCAGGTGGTGTTGCAACACCTGCGGACGGCGCGCTTATGATGAAACTTGGATCAGACGGTGTTTTTGTGGGAAGCGGTATTTTTAAGTCCAAGGACCCGGAAAAGATGGCCAGAGCAGTGGTGGAAGCGGTGGAAAATTACGAAGACTACAAGCTTATAGGTGATGTTTCCTCGGGACTCAGCAGCATGTCGGGCCTTGACATAGAGAAGATGCCGGAAGAAAATAAAATTCAGGGAAGAGGCTGGTAA
- a CDS encoding DUF1634 domain-containing protein translates to MPRDVNIDKIASYTLRSGVLLSVSFIIVGIILIFVKGEASGYNISQVSDFHNMTINSKIISLSFSGIGAGLAHLDGFYFITVGLWVLIFTPISVVVLSIVTFVAEENRLYLIMAIIVLFNLFFAMLVIPRLM, encoded by the coding sequence TTGCCTCGTGACGTAAACATCGACAAAATAGCGAGCTATACCCTTAGATCCGGCGTGCTGCTCAGTGTAAGTTTCATCATAGTGGGAATCATTCTGATATTTGTCAAGGGGGAGGCTTCAGGCTACAATATATCTCAGGTCTCTGATTTCCATAACATGACAATAAACTCCAAGATCATCTCACTCTCGTTTTCCGGAATTGGAGCTGGTCTAGCCCATCTTGACGGCTTCTACTTCATTACGGTAGGCCTATGGGTACTGATCTTCACTCCAATATCAGTGGTTGTGCTATCCATTGTAACGTTCGTAGCAGAGGAAAACAGGCTCTACCTCATAATGGCAATAATAGTTCTTTTCAACCTGTTCTTTGCCATGTTAGTGATACCCAGACTCATGTGA
- a CDS encoding DUF92 domain-containing protein, which yields MSPFLNTIEILLFLGILFALSRLLNIFDLKGSVAALVVGLAVSFLGSIRWLILLLIFAVFSHLATKAYFDLKQKNKLQEGEKGERKMSNVFYAGITGLVIAFLNVTTIIGRYPYFHYFELFAISLSVISADTFASEIGIIDRKVYMITNLKRTAPGINGGVSVIGQLAALLGASIVGISYGLLSVGGFNTLHVVMVIFLGFIGCQIDSYLGAIFENKGKLSKGEVNFIASFSGVILGALFLYLL from the coding sequence ATTTCCCCCTTTCTAAATACCATAGAGATACTTCTCTTTCTAGGGATCTTATTCGCCCTTTCAAGACTATTAAATATATTTGATCTTAAGGGCAGTGTTGCCGCACTTGTGGTTGGATTGGCTGTTTCTTTCCTTGGATCCATAAGGTGGCTTATATTACTCCTTATTTTTGCTGTTTTCTCACATCTTGCAACCAAAGCATATTTCGATCTGAAACAGAAGAATAAACTTCAGGAAGGAGAAAAGGGAGAAAGGAAGATGTCGAATGTGTTTTATGCTGGAATTACTGGTCTTGTAATAGCCTTCCTGAATGTTACCACCATAATAGGCCGATACCCATATTTTCATTATTTCGAACTATTTGCAATTTCTCTGTCTGTTATAAGTGCCGACACATTTGCATCAGAGATAGGCATAATAGACAGGAAAGTTTACATGATAACAAATCTGAAGAGGACAGCCCCTGGAATAAATGGGGGTGTCTCAGTTATCGGCCAGCTGGCGGCGTTGCTTGGAGCTTCCATAGTGGGCATTTCATATGGGCTTCTTTCCGTTGGCGGATTTAATACATTGCACGTTGTTATGGTCATTTTCCTTGGCTTTATCGGGTGCCAGATTGACAGCTATCTGGGTGCAATCTTCGAGAACAAGGGTAAGCTCTCAAAGGGAGAAGTGAACTTTATAGCCTCTTTTTCTGGCGTAATACTGGGTGCGTTATTCCTTTATCTGCTGTAA
- a CDS encoding FAD-dependent oxidoreductase: protein MLNFERVKISHEDPAARVKSFTLEPVREYSTEEATAEASRCIGCNICTQACPASLDIGGYIKSTAVGDPAQTVRIVFENLPFPAIIGRVCTHLCEDICVLYDTGGPIAIRHLKRYAADQFPDYGKILDLPRKKFVGKRVAVIGGGPSGLTAAFYLTIQGVRVTLFEKLPALGGFMKTGIPRYRLPQETLDKEIGFITSQGVDVHLGTEIGKDIQFSQIMNDYDAVYMAVGNQTPHMTGTPGSDAVNVMHATEFLRKASFGEHVDVGKNVAIIGGGFTANDSSRTSLRLGAKNVVIMYRRREIDRPGYPTMNADEELEEAEEENVKYVWEVTPFEYVKEGNRVTKLRYWQNEMVVEKGGRAKPVPIKDKVLEMDVDLVIEATGQETDYSFMGDEFVKMLRLTPHGQPIVDENNMTSIPGLFSGGDSTNSNRDLISAVRDADLAVNGILQYLNAMDQVSEEWLPILDRWKKYSPISAKLAYAERGR, encoded by the coding sequence ATGCTTAATTTTGAGCGAGTTAAAATATCCCATGAGGACCCCGCTGCAAGGGTCAAGAGTTTCACTCTGGAGCCTGTCAGGGAATACTCGACAGAAGAGGCTACGGCGGAAGCCAGCCGCTGCATAGGGTGTAACATTTGCACACAAGCCTGTCCAGCAAGCCTGGATATTGGCGGTTATATAAAAAGCACTGCTGTGGGTGATCCTGCCCAGACTGTCAGGATCGTATTTGAAAATCTTCCATTTCCCGCAATAATAGGTAGAGTCTGTACCCATTTGTGCGAGGATATCTGCGTACTCTACGATACCGGCGGACCCATAGCAATTCGGCATCTTAAGCGATACGCAGCAGATCAGTTTCCTGATTATGGGAAGATACTTGATCTCCCGCGCAAGAAATTTGTCGGCAAGAGGGTTGCGGTCATCGGTGGTGGCCCATCCGGGCTCACTGCAGCCTTTTACCTGACAATTCAGGGTGTCAGGGTTACACTCTTTGAAAAACTTCCCGCTCTGGGTGGTTTCATGAAAACCGGCATTCCACGTTACAGACTTCCTCAGGAAACTTTGGACAAGGAAATAGGTTTCATAACTTCACAGGGGGTTGATGTTCATCTGGGTACGGAGATCGGGAAAGATATCCAGTTTTCACAGATAATGAACGACTACGATGCCGTTTACATGGCAGTTGGAAACCAGACGCCACATATGACCGGTACTCCGGGAAGCGATGCAGTGAATGTTATGCATGCTACGGAGTTCCTGAGGAAAGCAAGCTTCGGGGAACACGTAGATGTTGGTAAGAATGTGGCTATCATTGGAGGAGGTTTTACAGCAAACGATTCCTCACGAACATCTCTCAGGCTGGGAGCCAAGAATGTTGTCATAATGTACAGAAGGAGAGAGATAGATCGCCCCGGATATCCCACAATGAATGCCGATGAGGAACTTGAGGAAGCCGAAGAAGAGAACGTAAAATACGTGTGGGAAGTAACTCCATTCGAATATGTAAAGGAAGGCAACAGGGTTACGAAACTCAGATACTGGCAGAATGAAATGGTTGTTGAGAAGGGAGGCCGTGCCAAGCCAGTTCCAATTAAGGATAAGGTGCTGGAAATGGACGTTGATCTGGTGATTGAAGCCACCGGCCAGGAAACAGACTATTCATTCATGGGGGATGAATTTGTAAAGATGCTCAGACTCACGCCCCACGGACAGCCAATTGTTGATGAGAACAACATGACCTCGATCCCTGGTCTTTTCTCAGGAGGAGATTCCACAAACTCCAACAGAGATCTTATCAGTGCGGTAAGAGACGCTGATCTGGCTGTAAACGGGATTCTCCAGTATCTCAATGCAATGGATCAGGTATCAGAGGAGTGGCTCCCGATCCTGGACAGATGGAAAAAATATTCTCCGATTTCGGCTAAACTCGCATATGCCGAACGCGGAAGGTAA
- the serS gene encoding serine--tRNA ligase has product MIDIKLLRDNPDIFYKSAKARGSDTATIDRFFELDGEWRENLRSVNDLKHQKNILTAKISDAIKAGNGADELKDQVRQLNLEIEKLESRQKIIETDRDVVAKLIPNLLSESAPVCKGDENNVVVRNWGLARVMDEDVEYYKSSTANMGQYSVIDRRPESHVDLMQRLNLADLERAGKTAGARFFYMKNRLVKLELALMNYAVDYLSERGFTVVEPPYMLNYRSMDGATDMETFKDTLYKIEGEDLYLISTSEHPIASMLMDETLDERELPVRIAGISPCFRREAGAHGKDTKGIFRVHQFTKIEQFVFCHPDQSWEFLEEILGNAESLFKNLRIPYRVVNVCSGELGNLAAKKYDIEAWFPSQGKFREVVSASNDTDYQARSLGIKFRTKDGNKFVHTLNSTAIATTRVMVAIMENFQRDDGSGFEIPEVLVPYTGFDFVSS; this is encoded by the coding sequence ATGATAGATATCAAGCTTCTCAGGGATAACCCTGACATCTTTTATAAATCTGCAAAGGCCAGAGGTTCGGATACCGCCACCATTGACAGATTCTTTGAACTTGACGGAGAATGGAGAGAGAACCTGCGATCAGTGAATGATCTCAAACACCAGAAGAACATCCTGACGGCAAAGATTTCGGATGCCATTAAGGCAGGCAACGGAGCGGATGAACTGAAGGACCAGGTCAGGCAACTGAATCTGGAGATTGAGAAGCTTGAAAGCAGGCAGAAGATAATCGAAACAGACAGAGATGTGGTGGCAAAGCTTATCCCTAATTTACTCAGCGAAAGCGCACCTGTCTGCAAGGGTGATGAAAACAATGTTGTTGTGAGGAACTGGGGACTTGCCCGCGTTATGGATGAGGATGTGGAGTATTACAAATCATCAACGGCAAATATGGGGCAGTACTCTGTAATTGACAGACGGCCGGAGAGCCATGTGGACCTCATGCAGAGGCTCAACCTTGCTGACCTTGAAAGAGCCGGAAAAACCGCAGGAGCAAGGTTCTTCTATATGAAGAACAGACTTGTCAAGCTTGAACTTGCTCTGATGAATTACGCGGTGGATTACCTGTCTGAACGTGGATTCACTGTTGTGGAACCACCATATATGCTGAATTACCGTTCAATGGACGGCGCCACCGACATGGAGACCTTCAAGGATACCCTTTACAAGATAGAAGGTGAAGATCTTTATCTGATCTCAACATCTGAGCATCCAATAGCTTCAATGCTAATGGATGAGACTTTGGATGAAAGGGAGCTGCCGGTAAGGATAGCAGGAATATCGCCATGCTTCAGGAGGGAGGCTGGGGCACATGGGAAAGATACCAAGGGAATATTCAGGGTTCACCAGTTCACAAAAATTGAACAGTTCGTGTTCTGCCACCCTGATCAGTCCTGGGAGTTCTTGGAGGAGATTCTTGGTAACGCTGAGAGCCTGTTCAAAAACCTGCGCATCCCATATCGCGTGGTAAATGTCTGTTCCGGTGAGCTCGGAAACCTTGCTGCAAAGAAATACGATATCGAGGCCTGGTTCCCGTCGCAGGGAAAGTTCAGGGAGGTGGTATCGGCATCAAACGACACTGACTATCAGGCACGCTCCCTGGGAATAAAATTCAGAACTAAGGATGGGAACAAGTTTGTACATACTCTTAACAGCACGGCAATTGCAACCACAAGGGTGATGGTTGCCATAATGGAGAATTTCCAGCGGGACGATGGAAGCGGTTTCGAGATACCGGAGGTACTGGTTCCCTATACCGGATTTGATTTCGTCAGCAGCTGA
- a CDS encoding enoyl-CoA hydratase/isomerase family protein has product MSNITVKGFDYVSFWREDTVGVIVLRTDSSGKISSSVMGELMMAIGKAAIDDEVKSIAITGQNFVFCKGLLDTGNQRSYLEQARALASTLASVEKPTFALINGDAFDFGYEIALLCDRIIAAEGSRLGFYKEYSFVLGGSVTSSRFQELARVDAKEGSNCDLIINRDTFLEDSKGIINKSRGTLMVLRRRMAMRNLIEALDMEHLSYLRNIRTGNEVTDLSRKEGVNQ; this is encoded by the coding sequence ATGAGTAATATTACAGTAAAAGGATTCGATTACGTTTCGTTCTGGCGGGAAGATACAGTTGGAGTAATAGTGCTGAGAACGGATTCGTCCGGGAAGATCTCTTCTTCGGTCATGGGTGAATTGATGATGGCCATCGGAAAAGCCGCAATTGATGATGAAGTGAAATCAATTGCCATAACTGGGCAAAATTTCGTATTCTGCAAAGGTCTTCTGGATACTGGGAATCAGCGTTCATACCTTGAACAGGCCAGGGCTCTCGCCTCAACTCTTGCATCTGTTGAGAAACCAACATTTGCACTGATTAATGGGGATGCATTCGACTTCGGATATGAAATTGCATTATTGTGCGATAGGATTATTGCCGCAGAAGGAAGCAGGCTTGGATTTTACAAGGAATACTCATTTGTACTGGGCGGGTCCGTCACAAGTTCAAGATTTCAGGAACTGGCACGGGTTGATGCGAAGGAAGGTTCAAATTGTGATTTGATCATAAACAGAGACACCTTCCTTGAGGATTCTAAAGGGATCATAAACAAATCAAGAGGCACACTTATGGTGCTAAGAAGGCGGATGGCAATGCGTAATCTGATTGAGGCGTTAGATATGGAACATCTCTCTTACCTTCGGAATATTCGCACGGGAAACGAAGTAACTGATCTTTCAAGGAAGGAGGGCGTTAACCAATGA